The Carassius auratus strain Wakin chromosome 7, ASM336829v1, whole genome shotgun sequence genome contains the following window.
ctatctgtctatctatctatctatctatctatctgtctgtctatctatctatctatctatctgtctatctgtctgtctatctgtctatctatctatctatctatctgtctatctatctgtctatctgtctatctatctatctgtctatctatctatctatctatctatctatctgtctatctatctatctgtctatctatctgtctatctatctatctgtctatctatctgtctatctatctatctgtctatctgtctgtctatctgtctatctatctatctatctatctatctatctatctatctatctatctatctgtctgtctatctgtctatctatctgtctatctatctgtctatctatctgtctatctgtctatctatctatctgtctatctgtctatctatctatctatctatctgtctatctatctgtctatctatctatctgtctatctatctatctatctgtctatctatctatctatctatctatctatctatctatctatctatctatctgtctatctatctgtctatctgtctatctgtctatctatctatctatctatctgtctatctatctgtctatctatctatctgtctatctatctatctatctgtctatctatctgtctatctatctgtctatctatctgtctatctatctatctatctatctgtctatctatctgtctatctgtctatctatctatctgtctatctatctatctgtctatctatctatctatctatctgtctatctatctgtctatctatctatctatctatctatctatctatctatctgtctatctatctgtctatctgtctatctatctatctgtctatctatctatctgtctatctatctatctatctatctgtctatctatctgtctatctatctatctgtctatctatctgtctatctatctatctgtctatctgtctgtctatctgtctatctatctgtctatctatctatctgtctatctatctgtctatctatctatctgtctatctgtctgtctatctgtctatctatctatctgtctatctatctatctatctatctatctatctatctgtctatctgtctgtctatctgtctatctatctatctatctgtctatctatctgtctatctgtctatctatctatctgtctatctgtctgtctatctgtctatctgtctatctatctgtctatctgtctatctatctatctgtctatctatctatctatctatctatctatctatctgtctatctgtctgtctatctgtctgtctatctgtctatctatctgtctatctatctgtctatctgtctatctatctatctgtctatctatctatctatctatctatctatctatctatctatctgtctatctatctatctatctatctatctgtctatctatctatctgtctgtctatctatctatctatctatctgtctgtctatctgtctatctatctatctgtctatctatctatctatctatctatctgtctatctatctgtctatctgtctatctatctatctgtctatctatctatctatctgtctatctatctgtctatctgtctgtctatctatctgtctatctgtctgtctatctatctgtctatctatctatctatctatctatctatctgtctatctgtctgtctatctgtctgtctatctgtctatctatctgtctatctatctgtctatctgtctatctatctatctgtctatctatctatctatctatctatctatctatctatctatctatctatctatctatctatctatctgtctatctatctatctatctatctatctatctatctgtctatctatctgtctatctatctatctgtctatctatctatctatctgtctatctatctgtctatctgtctatctatctatctgtctatctatctatctatctatctatctatctgtctattctatctgtctatctatctatctgtctatctatctatctatctatctatctatctatctatctatctatctgtctatctgtctgtctatctatctgtctatctgtctatctatctatctgtctatctatctatctatctgtctatctatctgtctatctgtctgtctatctgtctgtctatctgtctatctatctgtctatctatctgtctatctgtctatctatctatctatctatctatctatctgtctatctgtctatctatctatctatctatctatctatctgtctatctatctgtctatctatctatctatctatctatctatctgtctatctatctgtctatctatctatctatctatctatctatctgtctatctatctgtctatctatctatctatctatctatctgtctatctatctgtctatctatctatctatctatctatctatctgtctatctatctgtctatctatctatctgtctgtctatctatctatctatctccctCCGTccatctatctctctctgtcatgTGCAGTGCTCGCCATCTCATTACATTCACCTTTAAGAAATGCATCTATAAGGATTATGATTATAACGAAAGAgtttttgatatgttttatttagttaagCACTAAGTTAaatctttctatagatatatttatcatgtctgttcGCTGAGTTTCGGTTCAAGGTCTCCTGTTCAAGACCAGACGGCAAAAAGTGCATCatgtttaatttctttattttataaaagcacaacactttgttgatattgtgagtgaacAAAAATACAAGTAGGCCCTTTACAGTTATTGATGAAGAATAACTCTTaccttatgagcaaaaatgacggcgtatccactgaaaaaaacacaagtgatcACGCTGTGTCTCCATGTCGTGAAGCGTCTCTGCACAAACTATTGGATACAGCTCACATTTATCTATGTTTaacgtttaaacattgttatatgcttaaactgttttatatctatagattttatttaaggCACGTCATGATGATCTGAGAAgcctaaattgatcaaacattcATGATCTCCTCATTGTCTGCCAATGGGTCTTtactttaaaaatcaaaaacctCTATTTAACGAACAAAAAATGCTTCAAATTCAAacgtttttttaaattaacttaataataataaatagaaaaacggaagaaaataataatcactttgccattacatacaaaactgaatattttatgatagctgaaacagtagtagAAGCTGTTTTGGGAGAAGGGGGGAAAAGGCTGGCTCGGGTCGGTGATTCTGATAAGCTTTCGGACACAGGTCAGACTCGGGCCTAACTGTGAGGCCCATGCAGCGCtctagtgtgagtgtgtgtgtgtgtgtgtgtgtgtgtgagtgtgtgtgtctgtgagagagtgtgtgtgtgtgagtgtgtgtgtgtgtgactcaccaCAGATCTTCAGAGGAGCCTCCAGCTCCAGCAGGATCGGCTGACTGAGGAAGATCTCGCGTGATTTAACGCACAAACCCCGAACCTCTGCCTCCGTCATCTGCACGATCTTCCCTGGACGGCATCCTCGCACTGAAACAGCGCACAGCAGCGTTTACACAGACCACCTCTGAACCCAAACTCTCGCTGAACTTCCACATTATCTCACACTTTCAGCATGTCATCTGGACATTATTTGAGGAACGGTCCCTACATTTACACTTATACTATACTCACTATACAGATTttagacacaacacacacaattcAGCCCAGACCATCTCATgtttactgcacacacacacgctgcattctgattggctgctttACACGCCTCAAACCTGTCACACAAGAACATGCCTCTTTACCGTGTTAATCAGAGTTTCCTTCTGAACTCGCCAAGACTCGAGAGACTAGGATCAGATTCAgtgttgtatatgtgtgtgtgtgtgtgtgagagagagagagagagactgtgtgtgtgtgtgtgagagagagagagagagagagagagagagagactgtgtgtgtgtgtgtgtgtgtgagagagagagagagagactgtgtgtatgtgtgtgttctgactCTGATGTAAACCAGTGCTGACTATTTAAAGATCTATTTTCCTCCAGTGTGGATGCAACCAAATATGGTCTTGTGTGaaatgaagtatttttttttttttactctctctcacacacacacacacactctctctctctctctctctctctcacacacacacacacacacacacacacacacaaatgctgacTCTCAATGTAGATTACATTATACACAAAACAgcataaatcttaaaataatttgtGCATTGACCAAGAGTTAACTAGTTTTATTAATCAGTGACGGTATTTGAATGAGTTCTGACTGATATAAACACATTAAAGTGAGTTTATTCTAATCCTTCTGTCCTCATTCACAGACACTAACCTCTTCGACTCTTTACACTAGAGCTCAGAAGCAGATGTTCAGACATAtctctgtatgtttttatttattccccATGTTACCGCTGATGTCTTTAACAGACTCGTGTTATATTCGTGTTAAACAAGGCTAAGTGTGAAAGTGTTCAGTGAGCTGATGCTCGAGTCAGAAGTAAGTTAACTTATATCTGACATCTAAATGTTTTACTCATTTCTTTTTTATCCCGGAATGTTTACACTCCATCTTTAACGACTCTTTAGCGATATCTTCTACTCCTCGCGACCCTGGTGTGCAGATATAACACTAGTGTTCATCAGATGGATGTAATCGCGGTTTCTCATTAGTGTCGCTCGTGTTTGTTTTCCTCGGTTTGTCGTCGCAGGCCGCGCGCAGACACAGGCCTCTCGGTCAGGAACCGCGCGAACGATCGCGTAAAACCCGCCAAACTCGACGCTCAGAGTCAGCGCAAACCGAGCGgagatgaagatgaggatgaggatgaagatgaaaAACACTCACTCACCCTCCAGCAGTCTGGAGATCAGAGAATCCACGTCCAGCTCGCCCTCCGCCATGATGCGCGCTCCCGACGCGCGCGCCCGGCCTCACGGACACGAGCAGCTCAACGGACACAACGGTTTCAAAGAAAACTTACTCTATTAAACCATGGATTATCATTGCGTGATTATTCATTACgcatattataacatttttaaatgtgtagtCTATACATTCTCCACATTATATCATAAACCTTACTCGAAAAACAtcagattaaaattaaataagtggTGATTTCCATACCATATTTTCCAATGAGTTTTATAATGATTTGGTAAATTCATAAAGATTTTAGGAatgttttatgtgcttttatgtctcttctgctcaccaaagctccattcatttgatacaaaatacaaattaataaataaaacagtaaatattgtgaaatacattcAAGACTGTATCGCAGACTACTGTTACATGATCTGTTCATATCTTGATATAttcaaacaatattttatatgttcaataattaaatatgacCTGAAATTCACACCAATATGATGACTTCACGTTTAATGTCACAAACGTCCGACAGAAAAGCATACGGTGTTGGTGACATCTGACAGTGGTGACCAATTTATCATTTCTTTCACAAAACTAATAGAGTTGATGAAGCAGCTGTTGTTTTCTCTGTTGATGCTGACAGAACCTGCTTCAGGAGAATACAATGAtctaaatatttctaatattattatcAGAAACTGGAAGATGGTGTTGACATATCATGGTTGTGACACATGAAATATTAACATTaggatttaaaatattgtaaaactaTAAACTGATGTACTCTGCAGAGGAGGAATGTGAGGAGGGTCCTTCAGAGAGACAGCTGCCCCTCAGATTCCCtgatgattttacattttaatcaagaTCTGACGCTGCTGACAGAAAGAGAGGACACAACTTTAAAACCTTATGAAACACACACGTGTCCTGGAAAAACAACCGtgctttaatatgaaatattattaagtgTTGCTTCTGATAAAATAAGCTttttcatcataaacaacaacaaaaaactattttatccAAATGTTTCTTCATTGTAGAAGTAAGCCTATGGATGAGACTCACGGTTCATTAGCCACTatattttgcagacacttttatccaaagcaacttacaattgtgGGGAATAtataaagtgattcttcttaaagaggcaaacagacacagaaagTGCTTGTAATGCCGCGTTTCAGgaattgttcaaataagtacaagctagaaagggaAGGACTAAATAATGTgtttgatggaagtccagccagaagagcattgcagtagtccagcctagaaatgaccagggcctggacaagaagttgtgcagcatgctccgttagaaaggatctgatctttctgatgttgtgcgacgcaaacctgcaagatcgagCAGTCTGTGCActgtggtctttgaaggtcagctggtcatcaaagattaCACCGAGATTTCTGACTGGAGTTGATGGGGTACTTGTAGAAGAACACTAGCTGGATGGTGACATCATActgtagagttggagtggcaggAAAGACAAGAAGCTGAGTCTTTGCGAGGGCGAGCTTTAGGTGATGTTCTTTCATCCATGCTGAGATGTCCTCCAGGCAGCCTGAGATTCGTGCAGCTACTGCTGGATCATCAAATGAAAGATAGAGAGGTGTGTCTTCGGCATAACAATGGTAGGAGAagccatgtgcctgtatgatgggcCCCAGTGATGCTGTGTAGGTGGAGAAGAGGACGGGTCctagaactgatccctgaggaaccccagtgaccagcTGATGTGCTCTGGAGATCTCCCCTCCACAGAACACACTGAAAGACCTACCAGTGAGACTCAAACAgcaaataataagaataataacaaACCATTGTGTTCCAATTTAAGATTATATACatcaaaataatataagaaaCACCAATGTTCAACATCAACCCCTCTCTGTGGACACGCAGTTTTAGATGTAGCGAGAAGAAAAGAAATGTCTTAGAtttgatattataattataaaatcaaattGAAGGGGATTCTTgtgttacattttcagttttgtaaATCTACAGATTCACACTCTGTGAATATCCTCTTCATGTGTGGTGTGCTAAAGCCAAGTCTAACAGCTGCTTTGCATTTCAAAGTTCTCTGTGATCGTTCTGACAAAGATCAGGAGCTTATCATACAGCGCGAGAGAAAACTATCTACAATTGTCTTTTCAGCTTTTCTTGGATTTGACATTGGATGTCAGAAATTAAATGTGCTACTGATTGGCATGAAAAAGATACTGATTCATAGTTATTGGTCATTTCCTTGTTTTCAAATGCTTTAGCATCTCCAGCGAACACTGCTTTTGCACAGTTTTGCCCTGTGATAATGTATTTTTCACAAACAcaagtgaagtaaaaaaaatatatataatattatgaagTGACTGCATAATATACCTTTACTGATGATTCTTGCACCATCATGGATTTTGCAAAAAGGCTTTGCTGATGATGTAATTTGCCTTTTATTTACCATTGCACTGCGTGTTACTTCTCTCCTCGTCGCTCTGTCACACAAACCATGTTGTGGGATCATGTTCAGTGAATCTCCATTGGATTTAAATCACAAATCTAGATTATGTAAGACATTTTCAGAAAATACACACCACAAAATCGAATAACGGAGCAAACTAGCCTTCACTGAGCctgacttttaaaaatgtaatgtattggcATGAAAGTAACTTTTTTATTACTAGTTGAATCATCAATTGACTACTCAACATATATTGTCCAGAAGAGGGTTTTTAAATAGACAGACAACCAAAGCGACCCTGTTCACAATAGACATACAATGTGCTCATTGATAGAGTAAATAAATTATCAGATTTTACCTAATGTAgaattatttactgtaattttcaGCAGTCAGCAGGATTCAGTAAAGTGATGTTTGAATGCACATTTATGAAactacacacacatttgcatttaTCAGCAGAAATCTTTAGCATGCACTCCAAACTTTGAGAAATTAACTTTTCACATCTGGCTGCAAAAGCCTTGCCTCAACACGAAACAAGTCAAGCCCTTTAGGCCCATTTGTAAAAAACAGTTGTGTGTTGAAGGAGAGCTTATTTTATGTTGGGTGTAAAACAAAACCGAATAAGATCTTTAAATCAGTTTATGTTTTAAATCAAATGACCAACAAAGTGCTCTATAAGTCCGTAGGGTTGCCCAAAATGGGAACTTCGTTACATAAACTGAGTGGAAAGAAACCAAAggtctaaaataaatatataaaatagagagTTGTTAATTTCTTAGAATTAGTCTAACTAAACCATTACTACACACATCAGAAGCTCTTCGAGTGAGTGgatgggtggctcttaaaagagcctttggggTGTGTCTCGGGGTCGGACTGCTCTACTTGGAGCTGGTGTACTTGGTGACGGCCTTGGTGCCCTCGGACACGGCGTGTTTGGCCAGCTCCCCGGGCAGCAGCAGACGCACGGCGGTCTGGATCTCTCGGGAAGTGATGGTAGAGCGCTTGTTGTAGTGAGCGAGACGAGACGACTCACCGGCGATGCGCTCGAAGATGTCGTTGACGAAAGAGTTCATGATGCCCATCGCCTTCGAAGAGATCCCGGTGTCAGGATGAACCTGCTTCAGCACTTTGTACACGTAGATGGCGTAGCTCTCCTTCCTGGACTTTCTGCGCTTCTTTCCTCCTTTCGCGGCGGTCTTGGTGACGGCCTTCTTGGAGCCTTTCTTCGGCGCGGACTTCGCTGGTTCAGGCATGATGATGTTTCCGATTCAATCTCTCAGAAATCAGTAGCGGACTGAACTCATACAGGGCTTTTTATTCACTCGTCTATGCTAATTCTGTGGGACCTCGTGAATCCGTATTATCATTGGTCAGACCCATAAACGTGTATTTAATTGGATCATTCAAGGCGTTACTGAACTGGAACCAGAGCCAATCACGGGACCTTAAATTATAGCTCCACCCATCACTCCATGTTTGAACGACACCCACCCGACTGGGTTTCCTTTGTTTCATTTCccgctgtttatatatatatatatatatatatatatatatatatatatatatatatatatatatatatatatatatatatatatatattttttttttttttttttttttgagaaaataagtTTTAGATAAATGTCATggacaaatgtttaattttaaactattataaatctattaaggAAATTACAAAGGGAAAATACCCATAAAGCATCGATTGTTTAAcattgagtgtttactattgttattttgaattattaacactagtttcatatttaatactgtaaagctgctttgacacagtctgtattgttaaaagcgatatataaataaagatgtctTGAGCTGGAGCTCTGTTGTTAGTTTAGAGAAATTGTACATAAAAAGCCCCTTTGTGGAAAACATAACATTCGCCTTTGTCTTCTGCATCATTCTACTGTAATTCTTCAACGTCTGTAACGCTACATTTTTAAGCCATAAATCAGTTACCATCTTTTTGTCcaactaaaacagaaaaatataaccATGCTGTGAGATCGGttctcattttatattttaataataataaaaaaagacatagcTCAATGTACTGCCTTGATGTATCGTTAAAACAATCCCGTAACGAAAACCCGGATAGCTAATTCACGGACTCAGTCCACTACcaaatcttaattttaatttgtataaacATTGCTAATTTTCATGTAAAACACATAACAGTAACGCGAGCTCTTTAAGTGAGAGTGtcggtggctcttaaaagagccgttgGGTTTGTTCTGGGATCTGAAGCGGTTTATCCTCCGAAGCCGTACAAGGTGCGTCCCTGTCGTTTGAGCGCGTACACAACGTCCATGGCGGTGACAGTCTTTCTCTTGGCGTGCTCGGTGTAGGTGACGGCGTCGCGGATCACGTTCTCCAGGAACACCTTCAGCACACCGCGGGTCTCCTCGTAGATCAGACCGGAGATGCGCTTGACCCCCCCGCGgcgagctagacgacgaatggcGGGTTTGGTGATTCCCTGGATGTTATCGCGCAGCACCTTACGATGACGCTTAGCGCCTCCTTTCCCGAGTCCTTTACCGCCTTTGCCTCTTCCAGACATGATGAGATGATCTCTGTTCAGCACAAATGCCTCAGGGAGCCTTTTACAGTTGTTTACAGGACCTAACTGAAACCAGTTGCGCGTCACATGGTGCACAGCCTCTAGTTAGAGAAGAAAATAATCGCGCAGATTATGATATAACATAAGTATTTAGGactacattcatatatatatatatatatatatatatatattttttgtacaatcacatttaaaatatgtacactatacaTTAAAACAATGAGTACTATAGAATGAAAAACGTGTTTATTATACACTTTTATTTACTATTGCTGCTATTACTTGAcaattaataacagaattgaAGCCCTGCTGTAACTGTCatgcaaatgtgaaaataaacttttaactgtgcatatatgtgtttttaataaatggtcatataacTGCAGAGCGGTCTCGTGCGCCTTTTTCCCCTTGCacacattttatatttctttatttttaaatgccacAAGAACATGAGGTATTTTATATTCACATAATCAAATGAACATTAGCTGCCAGagaaaagagagcaagagagaaaaaagctacatacatttcattgatttcagaGCATTACATGTTTTCagtgcttttttgttttctgtttgttccaagagatttatatataatttgaagtcatttataaaatgtacaaaatttggTTTACATTAAGCCCACTTATGTATATGGAATTTTCCTAAGAAAATAAACAATTGTATATGTTGCtctttagtattcaaattttcgttttctgtataaaaaatacataaactatACAAATTTCTATCATACCTTCAATTCTCTGTTAATACAGAATTCCAAATCATTCCAAAATAATCTTGagtaaatacaatgaaaataaagttgtaagacctataatttatgtttaactgGAATATTGTCCTTTTCTGGTGAGGAGCAAATACTCGTTGTTACAGTGGAAACGGTCTCGTTCAGTGCGATGtgtgtggctcttaaaagagcctttggggTGTTTGTCAGCGGCGGGTTTAAGCGCGCTCTCCGCGGATGCGGCGGGCCAGCTGGATGTCTTTGGGCATGATGGTGACTCTCTTGGCGTGGATGGCGCACAGGTTGGTGTCCTCGAACAGACCGACCAGATAAGCCTCGCTGGACTCCTGCAGGGCCATGACAGCGGAGCTCTGGAAGCGCAAGTCCGTCTTGAAATCCTGAGCGATCTCTCGCACCAGACGCTGGAAAGGCAGTTTGCGGATCAGCAGCTCGGTGGACTTCTGATAGCGGCGGATCTCTCGGAGAGCCACGGTCCCGGGCCTGTAACGGTGGGGCTTCTTGACGCCGCCGGTGGCTGGGGCGCTCTTCCGGGCGGCTTTAGTGGCGAGCTGCTTCCTCGGGGCTTTGCCACCGGTGGATTTACGAGCGGTCTGCTTGGTTCTTGCCATCGCTGCGATCAACTTCTCTCTCCGTTCTGAGCACGTAGAAAATGCTCCTTCCTCTCATGCGTCTGTTTTTAAAGCGTCATACGGTCACGCGCTTACGGCGTCATTAGGGTGCAGAGACTTGTGATTGGCTGATATGTGACGTCTGCACATGACTGCTAGCCAATGACTGCGCCGCTTCTGTTTTCAAACGGGGCTGTCTGTGTTTCCCGCTCAAAATGCTTTGTTCCGTTTAGTACTTTACGCATCGTTCAATCATTcattataattaacatttaattaatttatttataatttttaccaAACAAATTTAATGTCTGccctgataaataaatacatctgggCTATTAAGATCTCGAAGTTTTTTTCATGACAACAATTTTTCTCATATTTTATTCCACATCATATCTAATAAGATCATATATTTAGCAGCTGTTTAAAACCAACACTACTAGATCATCAGCAGACATACAGTGATTGACTATGGTTTTATCAATCATACATCCATCCAGTCTTACAGTCACTTACATTTTCCAGAAatcaattcacacacacattaaaaagtaCTGGTGAAAGTAGACTCTCTTCTGATCTCCATTACTCTAAATGACTCTGTTGAGTACATAACTTTGAATAACTATCAAAAACATCAATAAATCAGTTTTGTCTTTTATACAGTTCTACACCTTCTTTCAGAGACTTCAAGCCAAACTGTCTGTTATCAAGATGAACACCTGATATGATTCTTTTCAGAACCTTTGACACAACACTAGAAAAAATGACATTATAGTTATATTCATATTTGTTACactgataattattttaaggCAGAGTTTccaaatgatttattaataaaagtgcgtTGATTTATTTCAGTATCTCCTATAACCGTATGCATGGTTTACCATGAATGAAAAGGAAAGTAAATCGCTCTCTGTCAGATCAAGtgtgtggctcttaaaagagcctttgtgtTGGAGAAGCAGAGCGGACTCGGTTTACTTGGCTTTGGCGGGTTTCTCGGTCTTCTTGGGCAGCAGCACGGCCTGGATGTTGGGCAGCACGCCGCCCTGAGCGATGGTCACTCGACCCAGGAGTTTGTTGAGCTCCTCATCATTGCGCACCGCCAGCTGCAGGTGACGGGGAATGATGCGGGTCTTCTTGTTGTCTCTCGCGGCGTTTCCAGCCAACTCCAGGATCT
Protein-coding sequences here:
- the LOC113106561 gene encoding histone H4, which gives rise to MSGRGKGGKGLGKGGAKRHRKVLRDNIQGITKPAIRRLARRGGVKRISGLIYEETRGVLKVFLENVIRDAVTYTEHAKRKTVTAMDVVYALKRQGRTLYGFGG
- the LOC113106548 gene encoding histone H3-like, producing the protein MARTKQTARKSTGGKAPRKQLATKAARKSAPATGGVKKPHRYRPGTVALREIRRYQKSTELLIRKLPFQRLVREIAQDFKTDLRFQSSAVMALQESSEAYLVGLFEDTNLCAIHAKRVTIMPKDIQLARRIRGERA
- the LOC113106552 gene encoding histone H2A-like — protein: MSGRGKTGGKARAKAKTRSSRAGLQFPVGRVHRLLRKGNYAERVGAGAPVYLAAVLEYLTAEILELAGNAARDNKKTRIIPRHLQLAVRNDEELNKLLGRVTIAQGGVLPNIQAVLLPKKTEKPAKAK